DNA sequence from the Salvia splendens isolate huo1 chromosome 19, SspV2, whole genome shotgun sequence genome:
TAAAATAAATACCATCGCTTGCAAAAATCATATTTATTCATGCTGGAGCTCTACAAACACATAAGCAGAACCCTTGAATCCATGATCTATTGGATTCAAACAGTAAATACTGAAGTTGTTATTGCCAAACATATGAAGACTTCGACTGATCATACTATTCCTGTCTGACACCTAAAGAAGTAGCACTTATCATTACCATGAGAAGCAGCCACAGCAGACATTGTTGCAACTTCTATTGCAGCGGAAGATGATACACCTTTGCCCTCCGGGACACCAGAAATCACCTTTAAAGATTTTCAAATTTAGCTTCTGCTGATAGTTCTACTTGCACGGAGGCCACAAAAATTAACAGAATCAACTGAAAACAACATTTTCCATCTATTTTAAACAGAGAATAAACCATAGTAGAGAAATCGTCAGCAACTACAGCATGATGCAAAATCAGAAACTTTGTTTTCTGTTGCGAAATTCTCTAGTTTGACAGCTCCATGTGGATCTTTTTGGTCATCAGAAACCGACCCTGtaatatttactattttttcCATTAACCAATTTTATTCCATTGTCTTCTTACGCAGTTATGCtactatatatttaaataaactgcttatgaatttaaatgaatattGAACATAAACCAACCCTCTTAAAACTACAGGGACAGAGCGGTTAGCCTACTAACATTCAAATGTGACTACCACCCCATTGCtagtttattctctcttatgaattctctcttactttattctctcactACCACCCCATTGCtagtttattctctcttatgaattctctcttactttattctctcactACCACCCCATTGCtagtttattctctcttatgaattctctcttactttattctctctactttttcctctctcgtactttatcatctttttatttaatacacatcattttcttaatctccgtgccagAAAGAAATGcttgaacggagggagtactattttttttccattaaaCAGTTTAATTCCGTTGTCTTACTTCTTATGCAATTATGCtactatatatttaaataaactgCTTATGACTTCAAATGAATAATGAAGATAGTCCAACCCTCTTAAAACTACAGGGACAGAGCAGTTAGCCTACTAACGTTCAAATGTGACTTACCACCCCATTGCTAGTGGTATTATTCCCTAAGAGAATCTCTAGcaaataaatatcatttttccTATTATCCGTCTATACATGATGGTCGCCGGTCTTGTTCAAAACATACTTACTACAAGAAAGAAACCCGAGACGGTACTACAATTTTGTTCTATACTATCAAACAATGTCTTGGTTTTGGTATGTAGAGCACAATCAGTTTATGTGATTAAGTTCATGGTATGCCAGACATTATTATCATAAATCTACTCAAACCATCAGTTCACAGAAGCAGAAGACAACATTCCCAGTAGCAGTTGTTATGCACTAAAGCATTTCCCAATTAGGAGTATAATAATAATGCCCATAACGTCAGATCTTTACCAGATAAGTCGATATGTAAAATGTGGAAGCCAATAAGTCATGAGATAATCAACAGAAGTCAATATATAAAATGTGAATTGAGAGTAAAAATAAGACTCTCTCCATTTTTATTGCTAGTAGCCAAGTACCTTCTCCAAGAATGCAAGACGATCAACTGTCAACGCATCTGTTTGAATGGCTCCAATATCTAATAGCACCTGCAGAGAATTAAAATTACATTTATTATACAGTCTACATGAGTTTGACAACAGATCTTCCAAAAGATCCACTCTACATTGCTAGCATCCGACAAACAAGGTTTGATTTTTATGCAAACgcaacttttctttctatctagAGCGGCACACCTTCTAGAGGCACAGTATACATAGCTTTTGTACCTCCAAGCATATTAAGTCTTGGATACAAAAAATGGGGGAAGGTAGGGGATTGACCTTCCGGATGAAAAGTTTAGGTGACTCTATCTCTGTGGTAAAAATGTGCTCTGAAGCAGCTGTAACCACGTGAATTTCATGTCCTAGCAGGATGAGATTGCGAACCACCTGCACATAAGCAACATTTGAAAAATAATCAGCATCAATTTATGAACTTCCAAAGTAGCCATAAATGCTACGAAATGATATTTTTCTGTGTGCAAAAGCAAAGAAGATATCATACAGATAAATGATaccttctcttcttctcttttgtTAAGGAAATCAAAGGTATTTTTTAATCcaagaaagaaatgaaatgtaTACATTTAGACAAGCCGTCCACTCCAAAAGAAACAATGAAACTACAAGACTAAAATTCTGATCTCTAAGTATACAGCAAGCCGCAACTTATTTGGTAAGACTCTTTTCCTCCAACCATAGGGTAGGGGTTTGAGTCACCACGACCAATGAGGTAATAGAGAACAATTATTACTCctttaaatgaaaaaatgaccCGCATGACTGCATGAGCCATGAGAGGCCCAGACGAGACCAAACAATGGCAAGGATAGTACAATGATGAAACTTTGTTAGAGAAGGAAAAGTGGAGAACTAGGTTGCAGGAAGAAGGATTCCGTAAAAAAATTGCAAGGAAGAAAGTCCCTCACCCACCTCGTGAAAGTCACCAATGCCCACAGTTTCAAGTAAACCAAACAAGTCATCCATTGATATTCCCGAAACCTCACCATTAAGGTTAATCCCCGCACTTGGGAGCCTATGGATGAAGACATGATCTCCCTGGATCCCATTGGATTTCATTTGGAAGAGCCCCCCTCCCCCTTGGCTCTTTCTTAAGAACATTGGTTTTAAAAATGAGTGATTGTCCTtcttcgacccttacttcccaaAGTATCTCCTTCCCTAACTTGGACATAAACAGTTTGAGTAGACTCTATAAATGCATTTCCCTAACTTGTGCTCCCTAAAAGTAAATTAAGCCCTACAATAACTGAACACCCACCTTCATTTCTCCGAACAATATCTGATCATCTACGATACATGTTTCGTCATTTCAAGCTGAACTTCATTTTCAATCTAACTACTCTAAGCATTAGTGAAttgttaataattaaaaaaaaagagtatcAGTTTCATCCTCAGAAATAATATCTCTCATAAGTTGAAAGCTAGAACTCAATCAAACTCAAAGAAACTAATGAAACCAAAGTAATAGGTAATGCACATCTACACATTTAAGAAGAGATTGATAAACATTCAACATTGccaaaataaattagaagaacAACAGAAATGGTGGTAGCTAAAAGAGAACCTCGGCAACACGGGTGGCATGGCCAAATCCATGGCAGGTGACATAGTAGGCAAAAACAAGAGGCTTTTTTGGCCCCATTTCTTCCTGCATCTCTTTTTCTATTGGATCCACTAGCAGATTTGCAGATTCGCTTTTCTCTCTCTGTGTGTCTGTAGCCAAACACCAACCTCTCAACATCTTCTTCCTTTTTAATTTTCAGTAATGATTTAAGGGTTTTTGGCCTTACAAATAAAAAACTTTCCCCAGATTCCGATTTTTCCCACAAACTGTTCGAGTTTGGATTTTAAAACCACGAACTTTCACTTCGTTCGCTATTTCCCAACCCGACCCGAATAACACATTTCCGGTGTAGAATTGTCCAACGTGGACAGCCGCAAAAATGACTTGGATGTCGGTTTTATGGCCCttaaacgacgtcgttttacaCTCAAATCACATTTAAACACTACACGACTCTCCTAAACCCTAAAATTCGCGAAAATCGATCTTAAATTGGAGGTCTGATTTTGTTCATCCTCACTTCGAATTCGGCCATCTTCGTTCCATCTCAGGTAGGCAAATCAATTTTGTGAGTTTTTGGGTGGTTACAGTCTATCTTCGTGACCGTCCTCACAAACCGTAGGTCGATTCCTTTCATAAATAAGTTGTTTGGGGTGGTCGAAGTACAGAAGAATCGAAGCCACGCCGGCGACGGGGATGGGTAGCAACGCGCCACCGCGGTGGAGGCTGCACAAGGCCAGCTGCAGTGATGGCGACGGAAGATCGTTGCCAGTTGAGACCACGTGAATTGAACAGGATCTAGAAGAGGACGGAGGCTGGACGTGAGCTTCCCCGGCGGCTGCATCTGATCGTGAGGGCGGGCGAGAAAGAGAAATGAAAGAGAGATGGGAACAGAGTT
Encoded proteins:
- the LOC121778417 gene encoding L-arabinokinase-like isoform X2, which produces MLRGWCLATDTQREKSESANLLVDPIEKEMQEEMGPKKPLVFAYYVTCHGFGHATRVAEVVRNLILLGHEIHVVTAASEHIFTTEIESPKLFIRKVLLDIGAIQTDALTVDRLAFLEKVISGVPEGKGVSSSAAIEVATMSAVAASHGLDIAPRDLALLCQKVENHVVGAPCGVVKKTNY
- the LOC121778417 gene encoding L-arabinokinase-like isoform X1, with the protein product MLRGWCLATDTQREKSESANLLVDPIEKEMQEEMGPKKPLVFAYYVTCHGFGHATRVAEVVRNLILLGHEIHVVTAASEHIFTTEIESPKLFIRKVNPLPSPIFCIQDLICLEVLLDIGAIQTDALTVDRLAFLEKVISGVPEGKGVSSSAAIEVATMSAVAASHGLDIAPRDLALLCQKVENHVVGAPCGVVKKTNY